The following coding sequences lie in one Leucobacter allii genomic window:
- a CDS encoding single-stranded DNA-binding protein has translation MSKAVFSIEGFAAEPKPRTSQNGKRMLDISVAHTERRRNKQSGEWENVTDRDGNEVTLWARATFFDEQADLLAREVSKGTLVRIEGMPRLNVYTDNAGAAKASIDVQFASISIIPRASQGGSGGGYQAPPAQQSQQSWGAPQNVAQNSGFGDSFADTSPF, from the coding sequence GTGAGCAAGGCAGTATTCAGCATTGAGGGTTTCGCGGCGGAACCGAAGCCGCGCACGTCGCAGAACGGGAAGCGCATGCTCGACATCTCGGTAGCGCACACGGAACGGCGCAGGAACAAGCAGTCTGGCGAGTGGGAGAACGTCACTGACCGGGACGGGAACGAGGTGACTTTGTGGGCTCGGGCGACGTTCTTCGATGAGCAGGCCGACCTTCTCGCCCGGGAGGTGTCGAAGGGCACGCTGGTCCGCATCGAGGGGATGCCGCGCCTGAACGTGTACACCGACAACGCGGGCGCGGCGAAGGCGAGCATCGATGTGCAGTTCGCTTCGATCAGCATCATCCCCAGAGCTTCCCAGGGCGGTTCTGGCGGCGGATACCAGGCGCCCCCGGCTCAGCAGTCGCAGCAGTCGTGGGGAGCGCCCCAGAACGTCGCACAGAACTCCGGGTTCGGGGATTCGTTCGCTGATACAAGTCCGTTTTGA
- a CDS encoding helix-turn-helix domain-containing protein, with protein MGTEKQRNLVAGEVRAAIARAGKRQSDICRLTGFSSSRLSNKLRGESPFTVDELFIIAAALEVPARSLLPRSVDELGAVAA; from the coding sequence ATGGGAACGGAAAAGCAACGAAACCTGGTCGCTGGTGAGGTCAGGGCAGCAATCGCCCGGGCCGGGAAACGACAGTCGGACATCTGCCGCTTGACTGGGTTCTCGTCTTCGAGACTCTCCAACAAGCTTCGCGGGGAGTCTCCCTTCACGGTTGATGAGCTCTTCATCATCGCAGCGGCGCTGGAGGTTCCTGCCCGCTCTCTTCTGCCGCGGAGCGTCGATGAACTCGGGGCGGTTGCAGCATGA
- a CDS encoding helix-turn-helix domain-containing protein: MGTDKASNARDIGPMTVAVAEELNALLGRRKVSAARLSREAGIPRTTLHKTLNALRAIDVDDVLKICNHLGEDTADLIGRAEDLVMIQRMRDVDANVGGTNENPESRKQSDFGLVSHPFTEETGELMDE, translated from the coding sequence ATGGGAACAGACAAGGCATCAAATGCTCGAGACATCGGCCCGATGACGGTCGCTGTCGCCGAAGAGCTGAACGCGCTACTTGGCCGGCGGAAGGTCAGTGCCGCGCGCCTATCTCGTGAAGCCGGCATACCCCGCACCACCTTGCATAAGACATTGAATGCTCTGCGTGCTATCGATGTTGACGACGTACTTAAGATCTGCAACCACCTTGGCGAGGACACCGCAGATCTGATTGGCCGCGCCGAAGACCTGGTCATGATCCAGCGAATGCGCGACGTTGACGCGAATGTCGGTGGCACCAATGAGAATCCTGAGTCCCGGAAACAGAGCGACTTCGGCCTCGTCTCCCACCCCTTTACGGAGGAGACCGGCGAACTCATGGACGAATAG
- a CDS encoding DUF7341 domain-containing protein — MESTSRAVDRLTQHHTVFVGGTVAECGPLLEELRLARYPNLGRTKGGGGSGDLLDMKAVSMYETIDAGVRAWLDHFRQPAPADLIEATVRLHDVLHAEAAGGRLDDPDTMFGMFTTWVQRIEDLFDPPREFELTAACPECETEHVADEDGGMRWAVRVPVKKGRALVAECRACGELWAGEDRLLELADGMGEEVDHVALRLLALEASNASADVIP, encoded by the coding sequence ATGGAGAGCACTAGTAGGGCCGTTGACCGGCTCACGCAACACCACACAGTGTTCGTTGGGGGGACGGTCGCCGAATGCGGGCCGCTCCTCGAGGAACTCCGCCTGGCAAGGTACCCGAACCTCGGCCGAACGAAGGGCGGTGGCGGGTCGGGGGATCTGCTCGACATGAAGGCCGTGTCCATGTACGAGACGATCGATGCGGGCGTGAGGGCGTGGCTGGATCACTTCCGGCAACCCGCACCCGCGGATCTGATCGAAGCGACGGTACGGCTGCATGACGTGCTCCACGCCGAAGCCGCCGGCGGACGCCTGGACGACCCCGACACGATGTTCGGCATGTTCACGACATGGGTTCAACGCATCGAGGATCTATTCGACCCGCCCCGTGAGTTCGAACTGACTGCGGCGTGCCCCGAGTGCGAGACGGAGCACGTTGCGGACGAGGACGGTGGCATGCGGTGGGCGGTGCGCGTCCCCGTCAAGAAGGGCCGCGCGCTCGTGGCGGAGTGCCGAGCATGCGGGGAGTTGTGGGCGGGGGAGGATCGGCTGCTCGAGCTCGCTGACGGGATGGGCGAGGAGGTCGACCATGTTGCGTTGAGGCTGCTTGCGCTGGAAGCTTCCAACGCAAGCGCGGACGTGATACCATAG
- a CDS encoding helix-turn-helix domain-containing protein: MSNQPGQIDDARVMELAAAGWSNAAIARELGCHEASVRRARKRLRLASAPALNAGTHAVGESETHRPDGSADYTVPSTVAWGYDDFCKFIRSKGQDPEQVTFSWGVTSTPGGGYFNKLNNVRPKAPQASSIDTDAILDRLRTWTPTPMESVAGEPVGLVVALADLQLGKGEGDGTPGTLRRLEQSLERVVEQIRSLQTRGVRIRSILLANMGDHTEGTHGSYASQPYSVDLNLRDQLQTALEVNLQWVKTLAPFTDNFEYAATICNHGTLSRAGGRENITDDADNATGLITDLIAKICKLHPDLQHVKVNSPRGEMITTTTIEGVTLAMAHGQKITGSEANWLAAQSQNLAHRRKFVPDMWLTAHKHHAQVTDFGPYTRIQATTVEPGSKYFEDLTGQYSRTGVTMFTVGQDLPGKWDNYYIA, translated from the coding sequence TTGTCGAACCAGCCTGGACAGATCGATGACGCCCGCGTGATGGAGCTCGCCGCCGCCGGATGGTCGAACGCTGCGATCGCACGCGAACTCGGATGCCACGAAGCATCCGTACGCCGAGCACGGAAACGGCTCCGGCTCGCGTCCGCTCCTGCATTGAACGCGGGCACGCATGCGGTCGGGGAGTCGGAAACGCACCGCCCAGACGGGAGCGCGGACTACACGGTCCCCTCAACCGTCGCGTGGGGGTACGACGACTTCTGCAAGTTCATCCGCTCCAAAGGGCAAGACCCCGAGCAGGTGACGTTCTCCTGGGGCGTCACCTCGACACCCGGCGGCGGGTACTTCAACAAGCTGAACAACGTGCGTCCGAAGGCCCCACAGGCGTCCAGCATCGACACAGACGCGATCCTGGACCGCCTCCGCACCTGGACCCCCACACCAATGGAGTCCGTCGCGGGTGAGCCTGTAGGGCTCGTGGTGGCGCTCGCCGACCTACAACTCGGGAAGGGCGAGGGCGACGGCACACCGGGCACCCTGCGACGCCTCGAACAGTCCCTCGAACGCGTCGTGGAGCAAATCCGCTCACTCCAAACCCGGGGCGTGCGGATCCGCTCCATCCTCCTCGCGAACATGGGCGACCACACCGAGGGCACGCACGGCTCCTACGCCAGCCAGCCCTACAGTGTGGACCTGAACCTGCGTGACCAGTTGCAGACCGCCCTCGAGGTGAACCTGCAATGGGTGAAGACCCTCGCGCCCTTCACCGACAATTTCGAGTACGCGGCGACGATCTGCAACCACGGCACCCTGTCCCGCGCCGGCGGTCGGGAGAACATCACCGACGACGCCGACAACGCCACCGGACTCATCACCGACCTAATTGCGAAGATCTGCAAACTGCATCCCGACCTGCAGCACGTGAAAGTTAACTCACCACGCGGCGAGATGATAACCACCACCACCATCGAGGGCGTGACCCTGGCGATGGCGCACGGGCAGAAGATCACCGGCAGCGAAGCGAACTGGTTGGCGGCACAGTCCCAGAACCTCGCACACCGACGCAAGTTCGTCCCCGACATGTGGTTGACCGCGCACAAGCATCACGCGCAGGTCACCGACTTCGGACCGTACACGCGCATCCAAGCAACGACCGTGGAGCCCGGGTCGAAGTACTTCGAGGATCTGACCGGCCAGTACTCGCGCACCGGCGTCACCATGTTCACGGTGGGCCAGGATCTGCCAGGCAAGTGGGACAACTACTACATCGCGTAA
- a CDS encoding ImmA/IrrE family metallo-endopeptidase: MQRLVTFADSIAVTWEFTFDLDPNRPGNYSDEARHIKILDGMTYIKTICSFAHELGHAVLRHVESIFPHVNERQERAADEWAAHFLIDVEEYKLAEAKYGSRTDWIAQELGVLERLVIAFEGTLDRLGDVVYQGSRMGLGQYVAKFEVA, translated from the coding sequence ATGCAGCGCCTCGTGACCTTCGCGGACTCCATCGCCGTCACATGGGAGTTCACCTTCGACCTCGACCCAAACCGCCCAGGCAACTACTCCGACGAAGCTCGGCACATCAAGATCCTCGACGGCATGACCTACATCAAGACCATCTGCTCATTTGCGCACGAGCTCGGACACGCGGTCCTCCGACACGTTGAGTCGATCTTCCCGCACGTGAACGAACGTCAAGAGCGAGCCGCCGACGAATGGGCGGCCCACTTCCTTATCGATGTTGAGGAGTACAAGTTAGCCGAGGCCAAGTACGGGAGTCGTACCGATTGGATCGCCCAGGAACTCGGCGTGCTCGAGCGACTCGTCATTGCCTTTGAAGGCACTCTCGACCGCCTCGGAGATGTCGTCTACCAAGGCTCGAGGATGGGACTCGGCCAGTACGTCGCTAAGTTCGAGGTTGCCTGA
- a CDS encoding HNH endonuclease, which yields MPKKTTAAVLERDGGLCVLRLDGCLVEASCADHRANRGHGGARSGVLDRLSNLLAACGLCNGHKEDAEGDLRADLERRGVRLRSDSTHAKTALRALVTPVIYPDGGRYYLDDFGGREEVKEQPF from the coding sequence TTGCCGAAGAAGACGACGGCCGCTGTCCTGGAACGGGATGGCGGCCTTTGCGTTCTCCGCCTGGACGGCTGCCTGGTTGAGGCGTCGTGTGCGGATCATCGCGCGAACCGGGGGCATGGTGGAGCACGGTCCGGGGTGTTGGATCGGTTGTCGAATCTGCTGGCGGCCTGTGGGCTTTGCAACGGCCATAAGGAGGACGCGGAAGGCGATCTGAGGGCCGATCTGGAACGGCGTGGGGTGCGGCTCCGGTCGGACTCCACGCATGCGAAGACGGCGCTCAGGGCGCTCGTCACACCCGTGATCTATCCGGATGGTGGGCGCTACTACCTGGACGACTTCGGGGGCCGCGAAGAGGTCAAGGAGCAACCGTTTTGA
- a CDS encoding glutaredoxin domain-containing protein — MYTKERCVQCDMTKRLMSQLGVEFVEEDAMDEGNLLAFKELGFLAAPVVAVGESRDDMWSGFRPDRIKEIAQRLNKEEK, encoded by the coding sequence GTGTACACGAAAGAGCGTTGCGTGCAGTGCGACATGACGAAGCGGCTGATGAGTCAGCTCGGTGTCGAGTTCGTGGAGGAAGACGCGATGGATGAGGGCAACCTGCTCGCGTTCAAGGAGCTTGGGTTCCTGGCGGCTCCGGTGGTGGCTGTGGGGGAGTCGCGGGATGACATGTGGTCGGGTTTCCGGCCGGATCGTATCAAGGAGATCGCGCAGCGACTCAACAAGGAGGAAAAGTGA
- a CDS encoding PD-(D/E)XK nuclease-like domain-containing protein, with the protein MVTRDGLVYGLPEAEYHAPKDELSSTGAKLILDAPARFKHVVLDGNQEHKDSYDLGSIVHAKVLGTGWGVEVLDFENWRTKASQEAKAAARAAGLIPMLRHEVEKPNAIAEAVLANRDAAALFERDGASEVSAFATCPETGVRVRARADRFCGPIVDLKTTAGSAKPEDFARTAFKFGYDLQDAMYEDVFRWASGWDDEFKFVVVETRAPYLVSVCTLRSDFIDMGRDKALKARRVYAECMAAGIWPGYPSGEHVVEPPMAAVYDYQDNYESEEIHL; encoded by the coding sequence ATGGTGACGCGTGACGGGCTTGTGTACGGCCTCCCGGAGGCGGAATATCATGCGCCGAAAGATGAGCTGTCGTCCACCGGGGCGAAGCTGATCCTGGACGCGCCGGCCCGGTTCAAGCATGTCGTGCTCGACGGCAACCAGGAACACAAGGACTCCTACGATCTAGGGTCGATCGTGCATGCGAAGGTTCTCGGCACCGGGTGGGGTGTCGAGGTGCTGGACTTCGAGAATTGGCGCACGAAAGCCTCGCAGGAAGCGAAAGCAGCAGCACGTGCGGCAGGACTGATCCCGATGCTTCGGCATGAGGTTGAGAAGCCGAACGCGATCGCTGAAGCGGTCCTCGCGAACCGCGACGCTGCTGCCCTGTTCGAGCGGGATGGGGCGTCGGAGGTGTCAGCGTTCGCGACCTGCCCGGAAACCGGGGTGAGGGTCCGTGCACGTGCTGACCGCTTCTGTGGGCCGATCGTGGACCTCAAGACCACGGCAGGATCCGCCAAGCCGGAAGACTTCGCCCGGACCGCGTTCAAGTTCGGATATGACCTGCAGGACGCGATGTACGAGGACGTGTTCAGGTGGGCTTCGGGATGGGATGACGAGTTCAAGTTCGTCGTCGTAGAGACGCGCGCACCCTACCTTGTGAGCGTCTGCACCCTCCGGTCCGACTTCATCGACATGGGGCGTGACAAAGCCCTGAAGGCCAGGCGGGTGTACGCCGAGTGCATGGCTGCCGGGATCTGGCCCGGCTACCCGTCCGGGGAGCACGTCGTGGAACCGCCCATGGCTGCGGTCTACGACTACCAAGACAACTACGAGAGCGAGGAGATTCACCTCTGA
- a CDS encoding helix-turn-helix transcriptional regulator, whose amino-acid sequence MSTGYAGTSFEPTWTTKQVAEFLGLKVQTVYNRLDHKRGEPEFPRPKKQGRLNAFIPSEVAAYRAKRLGLEES is encoded by the coding sequence ATGAGCACCGGGTATGCAGGTACGAGCTTTGAGCCGACGTGGACCACGAAGCAGGTGGCGGAGTTCCTCGGCCTGAAGGTGCAAACGGTCTACAACCGGCTCGATCACAAGCGCGGTGAGCCGGAGTTCCCGAGGCCGAAAAAGCAGGGGCGGCTGAATGCGTTCATCCCGTCTGAGGTCGCCGCGTATCGGGCCAAGCGGCTCGGATTGGAGGAGTCATGA
- a CDS encoding site-specific integrase gives MARPALPIGAWGEINYTTRSGKPAAYARFRDYDGVSRPVLRTGASKAKAKTALLEALADRSKPSLGDINRDTKLRELADIYEAEMERDSKLGPQTKNNYKSKLKTIRVGLGGVTIAEATPARLDRFVQAVATKHPGAARMVRTVLKNMMMLAVLHEAVDRNPVVETRAVARAVPNFSALRAPQLMEIRVLLQQWDRKPIGRHPRNGSLTDATDMYLATGTRTAELLAFDWPSLDLLQEPYEATVDKTVIKNTAGKLEIQHHTKNHLIRRLELPNSVASMLIRRRVNATCDLVFPSQAGTLRWPDSLRRDWRDALRGSEYEGLKLGLYRKSVATHIADRLGVEAARDQLGHTGLANLKYYVEPAKRGPEAAAVIDELFQQSAD, from the coding sequence ATGGCGCGCCCGGCACTCCCCATCGGTGCATGGGGAGAGATCAACTACACCACCCGCTCTGGGAAGCCTGCCGCCTACGCGCGATTCCGCGACTATGACGGAGTGAGCCGCCCAGTTCTCCGCACTGGGGCGAGCAAGGCTAAGGCGAAGACGGCTCTCTTGGAAGCGCTCGCGGATAGATCGAAGCCCTCACTGGGCGACATCAACCGCGATACGAAGCTCCGAGAGCTTGCCGACATCTACGAAGCTGAGATGGAACGCGATTCGAAGCTCGGCCCCCAGACGAAGAACAACTACAAGTCGAAGCTGAAAACGATCCGTGTCGGGCTTGGCGGTGTGACCATTGCCGAGGCCACGCCGGCTCGGCTTGACCGGTTCGTGCAGGCTGTCGCCACGAAGCATCCTGGCGCAGCCCGGATGGTGCGGACCGTCTTGAAGAACATGATGATGCTCGCGGTGCTGCACGAAGCAGTAGACCGCAATCCCGTGGTGGAGACTCGGGCGGTTGCACGTGCAGTCCCGAACTTCAGCGCACTGCGCGCCCCGCAGCTCATGGAGATCCGGGTGCTGCTGCAGCAGTGGGATCGTAAGCCGATCGGCAGGCACCCGAGGAACGGGAGCCTGACGGACGCCACGGACATGTATCTCGCCACGGGCACGCGCACGGCCGAGCTCCTCGCGTTCGATTGGCCCTCGCTCGACCTACTCCAGGAACCTTACGAGGCCACGGTCGACAAGACCGTCATCAAGAACACGGCAGGCAAGCTCGAAATCCAGCACCACACGAAGAACCATCTGATTCGCCGGCTCGAGCTACCGAACTCGGTGGCCAGCATGCTCATCAGGCGACGCGTGAACGCTACCTGCGACCTCGTGTTCCCATCGCAGGCGGGAACGCTGCGCTGGCCGGATAGCTTGCGGCGGGACTGGCGGGACGCTCTCAGGGGATCGGAATACGAGGGCCTGAAGCTCGGGCTATACCGAAAGAGCGTCGCCACACACATCGCCGACCGGCTGGGCGTTGAAGCTGCCCGGGATCAGCTCGGGCACACTGGGCTTGCGAACTTGAAGTACTACGTGGAGCCGGCGAAACGGGGGCCTGAGGCGGCTGCCGTGATTGATGAACTTTTCCAGCAAAGCGCAGACTAA